One genomic segment of Chloroflexota bacterium includes these proteins:
- a CDS encoding tetratricopeptide repeat protein, whose protein sequence is MAVGPDLDAPALFQTYIQRTVQAALEQLEGSGTALPFDDDRDLALHTLTFALELPTAWDDTSRLLMTLAPKMEQAGFRSEWMALLDEGIQTSQRRGDRRTEGELRLQKGVLCQFLTDYDGAAEQFGLSERCFRVSGDARARARVWNRQASLARRQGKQEEAGRLVAAALEVLQDADAELGYSYLVLGLIALDERRWPEAVENFEVALRLFERADAQRYQAWCHSNLGLVRWYQGELELAENHLLRAIGLFERIGDPIHRGSALINLGNVYIDRGQPASALACYGEAEPIFRQAQDTLNQAMIYNNMGKAYREMGRFGEALPVCQRSVALFGQLPGLFNHLNAMEGLGETYLALECFGDAQGVFEAILRQLPGMDNVERRAKMEARMNVYLEGIGRAREARR, encoded by the coding sequence ATGGCAGTAGGCCCCGACCTCGACGCGCCTGCCTTATTTCAGACTTACATACAGCGCACGGTTCAGGCTGCCCTGGAGCAACTGGAGGGATCGGGCACGGCGTTGCCATTTGACGACGATCGCGATCTGGCGTTGCACACGTTGACCTTTGCTCTGGAACTGCCCACTGCCTGGGATGACACCAGTCGTCTGCTGATGACGCTGGCGCCCAAGATGGAACAGGCCGGCTTTCGCTCCGAGTGGATGGCGCTGCTGGACGAGGGTATCCAGACCAGCCAGAGGCGGGGAGACCGGCGCACCGAGGGGGAACTTCGCCTGCAGAAGGGCGTGCTTTGCCAGTTTCTGACCGACTACGATGGTGCGGCTGAACAATTCGGCCTGAGCGAGCGCTGTTTCCGTGTTTCAGGGGATGCGCGTGCACGCGCCCGGGTCTGGAACCGGCAGGCGTCGCTGGCCAGGCGGCAGGGGAAGCAGGAGGAAGCCGGGCGTCTGGTGGCAGCAGCATTGGAGGTTCTGCAGGATGCCGATGCGGAGCTGGGTTACAGCTATCTGGTGCTGGGCTTGATCGCCCTGGATGAGCGGCGATGGCCCGAGGCTGTAGAGAATTTCGAGGTGGCGTTGCGGCTCTTTGAACGGGCCGATGCCCAACGCTACCAGGCCTGGTGTCATAGCAATCTGGGATTGGTGCGGTGGTACCAGGGCGAGCTTGAGTTGGCGGAGAATCACCTATTGCGGGCGATCGGGCTCTTCGAGAGGATTGGCGACCCTATTCACCGGGGATCGGCCCTGATCAATCTGGGCAATGTTTACATCGATCGGGGCCAGCCCGCCAGTGCCCTGGCGTGTTATGGGGAGGCCGAGCCCATCTTTCGGCAGGCTCAGGACACGTTGAACCAGGCGATGATCTACAACAACATGGGCAAGGCCTATCGCGAGATGGGGAGATTTGGCGAGGCGCTGCCTGTCTGCCAGCGCAGTGTGGCGTTGTTCGGGCAGTTGCCCGGCCTGTTCAACCATCTGAACGCCATGGAGGGACTGGGGGAGACCTATCTGGCTCTGGAGTGCTTTGGGGATGCGCAGGGCGTCTTCGAAGCGATTCTCCGACAGCTGCCCGGCATGGACAACGTCGAGCGCCGGGCG